A section of the Malania oleifera isolate guangnan ecotype guangnan chromosome 2, ASM2987363v1, whole genome shotgun sequence genome encodes:
- the LOC131149677 gene encoding bifunctional riboflavin kinase/FMN phosphatase-like isoform X1 has translation MPSFAIHSTPQSSFSLCSAMRCAKCKSCYAETKILAVILDLDGTLLNTEQVTKDVLKDFLLRHGKVLDRKKEDDRLGMTQKESAIAVVKDYELPLSPDQFIREITPMYQEKWAEAKALPGANRLIMHLHKHGLPFALASNSLRKNIDAKICYQQGWKECFSIILGSDQVKSGKPSPDIFLEAANRMGVDAGFCLVIEDSLVGVQAAKAAGMKVVAVPSLQTEADRYFTADSVLHSLLEFHPELWGLPPFEDWVDHALPIEPFNLQGLFRNGTLSEFADDGPSAFPDQVWGVYFGWAEVDMHEIFKVVVGIGWKHCFCTAQRKIQLCLIDGSDDLVCNQKMQLLLVGYIRGFSSECAGMKRGRSRPKITWNEGKTMVDTEILEEDMSIANAALNLPMFAGLKHVPSFSEASLVGSAVCDDKEQG, from the exons ATGCCATCATTCGCAATTCACTCTACCCCTCagtcctctttctctctctgctCTGCCATGAGGTGCGCCAAGTGTAAATCTTGCTATGCAGAAACCAAGATTTTGGCGGTTATTCTGGATTTAGATGGCACCCTTCTGAACACAG AGCAAGTTACGAAGGACGTTTTGAAGGATTTCTTATTGAGGCATGGGAAGGTTCTGGACAGGAAGAAGGAAGATGACAGGTTGGGGATGACTCAGAAAGAGTCAGCAATTGCTGTTGTGAAGGATTATGAACTTCCTCTCTCACCTGATCAATTTATCAGAGAAATTACGCCCATGTATCAGGAGAA GTGGGCAGAAGCCAAAGCTCTACCTGGTGCTAATCGCCTTATCATGCATCTCCATAAGCATGGTCTGCCATTTGCACTTGCTTCAAACTCCTTGCGCAAGAACATAGATGCAAAAATTTGTTACCAGCAAG GCTGGAAGGAATGCTTTTCAATTATTCTTGGGAGTGATCAGGTTAAATCAGGGAAGCCCTCTCCAGATAT ATTTCTAGAAGCTGCAAATAGAATGGGAGTAGATGCAGGTTTCTGCCTTGTGATAGAAGACTCCTT GGTTGGTGTTCAAGCAGCAAAGGCTGCTGGAATGAAGGTAGTAGCTGTTCCTTCCCTCCAAACTGAAGCAGACAGATATTTCACAGCAGATTCTGTGCTTCATTCACTTCTAGAATTTCATCCCGAGTTATGGGGTCTTCCACCATTTGAAGACT GGGTGGATCATGCATTGCCAATTGAACCTTTCAATCTTCAGGGTCTGTTTAGAAATGGAACGTTGAGTGAATTTGCAG ATGATGGACCATCTGCTTTTCCTGATCAAGTTTGGGGAGTTTACTTTGGTTGGGCTGAAGTTGACATGCACGAGATCTTCAAAGTTGTGGTTGGAATTGGATGGAAACATTGTTTCTGTACTGCTCAGAGGAAAATT CAATTATGTTTGATTGATGGAAGCGATGACCTTGTATGCAATCAAAAAATGCAACTATTGCTGGTTGGGTACATCCGGGGATTTAGCAGTGAG TGTGcaggcatgaaaaggggtaggagtagacctaaaataacttggaatgag GGGAAAACCATGGTTGATACAGAAATTCTTGAAGAAGATATGTCCATTGCAAATGCAGCTTTGAATTTGCCCATGTTTGCAGGTCTTAAGCATGTGCCTTCTTTCTCAGAAGCTTCTCTTGTAGGCTCTGCTGTCTGTGATGATAAAGAACAGGGGTGA
- the LOC131149677 gene encoding bifunctional riboflavin kinase/FMN phosphatase-like isoform X2 has product MPSFAIHSTPQSSFSLCSAMRCAKCKSCYAETKILAVILDLDGTLLNTEQVTKDVLKDFLLRHGKVLDRKKEDDRLGMTQKESAIAVVKDYELPLSPDQFIREITPMYQEKWAEAKALPGANRLIMHLHKHGLPFALASNSLRKNIDAKICYQQGWKECFSIILGSDQVKSGKPSPDIFLEAANRMGVDAGFCLVIEDSLVGVQAAKAAGMKVVAVPSLQTEADRYFTADSVLHSLLEFHPELWGLPPFEDWVDHALPIEPFNLQGLFRNGTLSEFADDGPSAFPDQVWGVYFGWAEVDMHEIFKVVVGIGWKHCFCTAQRKIQLCLIDGSDDLVCNQKMQLLLVGYIRGFSSEGKTMVDTEILEEDMSIANAALNLPMFAGLKHVPSFSEASLVGSAVCDDKEQG; this is encoded by the exons ATGCCATCATTCGCAATTCACTCTACCCCTCagtcctctttctctctctgctCTGCCATGAGGTGCGCCAAGTGTAAATCTTGCTATGCAGAAACCAAGATTTTGGCGGTTATTCTGGATTTAGATGGCACCCTTCTGAACACAG AGCAAGTTACGAAGGACGTTTTGAAGGATTTCTTATTGAGGCATGGGAAGGTTCTGGACAGGAAGAAGGAAGATGACAGGTTGGGGATGACTCAGAAAGAGTCAGCAATTGCTGTTGTGAAGGATTATGAACTTCCTCTCTCACCTGATCAATTTATCAGAGAAATTACGCCCATGTATCAGGAGAA GTGGGCAGAAGCCAAAGCTCTACCTGGTGCTAATCGCCTTATCATGCATCTCCATAAGCATGGTCTGCCATTTGCACTTGCTTCAAACTCCTTGCGCAAGAACATAGATGCAAAAATTTGTTACCAGCAAG GCTGGAAGGAATGCTTTTCAATTATTCTTGGGAGTGATCAGGTTAAATCAGGGAAGCCCTCTCCAGATAT ATTTCTAGAAGCTGCAAATAGAATGGGAGTAGATGCAGGTTTCTGCCTTGTGATAGAAGACTCCTT GGTTGGTGTTCAAGCAGCAAAGGCTGCTGGAATGAAGGTAGTAGCTGTTCCTTCCCTCCAAACTGAAGCAGACAGATATTTCACAGCAGATTCTGTGCTTCATTCACTTCTAGAATTTCATCCCGAGTTATGGGGTCTTCCACCATTTGAAGACT GGGTGGATCATGCATTGCCAATTGAACCTTTCAATCTTCAGGGTCTGTTTAGAAATGGAACGTTGAGTGAATTTGCAG ATGATGGACCATCTGCTTTTCCTGATCAAGTTTGGGGAGTTTACTTTGGTTGGGCTGAAGTTGACATGCACGAGATCTTCAAAGTTGTGGTTGGAATTGGATGGAAACATTGTTTCTGTACTGCTCAGAGGAAAATT CAATTATGTTTGATTGATGGAAGCGATGACCTTGTATGCAATCAAAAAATGCAACTATTGCTGGTTGGGTACATCCGGGGATTTAGCAGTGAG GGGAAAACCATGGTTGATACAGAAATTCTTGAAGAAGATATGTCCATTGCAAATGCAGCTTTGAATTTGCCCATGTTTGCAGGTCTTAAGCATGTGCCTTCTTTCTCAGAAGCTTCTCTTGTAGGCTCTGCTGTCTGTGATGATAAAGAACAGGGGTGA